A single genomic interval of Synergistaceae bacterium harbors:
- a CDS encoding MerR family transcriptional regulator, with the protein MAYTIKEMSELTGLPASTLRYYDKQGLLPNLRRDQNNIRIFSEEDYRMLRLIDCLKRSGLSIKDIKHFIDLSGQGETALTERLEIFRRRRELLQQEMAELQEVLGIIEYKCWYYEQACEAGNESAVKDSDVPEKFRKARAQLQGHID; encoded by the coding sequence ATGGCTTACACGATAAAGGAGATGTCCGAACTTACCGGCCTTCCTGCCTCAACGCTGAGATATTACGACAAGCAGGGGCTTTTGCCTAACCTCAGGCGCGACCAGAACAATATACGCATCTTCAGCGAGGAAGATTACCGTATGCTCAGGCTCATCGACTGCCTCAAACGCTCGGGACTGTCCATCAAGGACATCAAGCACTTCATTGACCTGTCAGGGCAGGGAGAAACCGCCCTCACCGAAAGGCTGGAGATATTCCGCCGAAGAAGGGAGCTCCTACAGCAGGAGATGGCAGAGCTTCAGGAAGTCTTGGGCATAATAGAATACAAGTGCTGGTACTACGAACAGGCCTGCGAGGCCGGCAATGAATCAGCAGTCAAAGACTCTGACGTTCCCGAAAAGTTCAGGAAGGCACGCGCTCAGCTTCAGGGGCACATTGATTAA
- a CDS encoding aldo/keto reductase: MIYRDLGATGLKVSEIALGCEGMNEDNCTMCARLFDVAEAKGINYFDLYSPKPELRSAIGRALKGRREKFIIQSHLCSVWQDGQYKRSRNLPEVKAAFEDSLRLLGVECIDVGMIHYCDALDDWETIISNGILDYARELKTAGKIKHIGLSSHNPQVALKAVESRSIEVLMFSVNPCYDLQPASEDVEDLWADEKYAEHLTNMNPERQKLYETCASLGVGITVMKCFGGGDLLNAELSPAGAALTVNQCIAYALSRPAVACVLAGAHSVEQLEESAAYEEAPASERDYALALASFPKISWEGHCMYCSHCAPCPKKIDIAAVTKFLNLAEAGQSVPETVREHYAVLEHHAGECVGCGLCERRCPFKVKVRANMSRAQKVFGL, from the coding sequence ATGATTTACCGCGACTTGGGAGCAACAGGCCTGAAGGTCAGCGAGATAGCTTTAGGCTGCGAGGGCATGAACGAAGACAACTGCACGATGTGCGCACGTTTGTTTGACGTTGCAGAGGCAAAGGGCATCAACTATTTCGACCTGTACTCGCCGAAGCCGGAATTGCGTTCAGCCATTGGACGTGCACTCAAGGGACGAAGGGAGAAGTTCATCATACAGTCTCACTTGTGCTCAGTGTGGCAGGACGGGCAGTACAAACGCTCGCGCAACCTTCCAGAGGTCAAGGCAGCTTTTGAGGACTCGCTTCGTCTTCTCGGTGTTGAGTGCATTGACGTGGGAATGATTCACTACTGCGACGCTCTCGATGACTGGGAGACCATCATCAGCAACGGCATTCTTGATTACGCGCGCGAACTCAAAACCGCCGGAAAGATAAAGCACATCGGCCTGAGCAGCCACAATCCGCAGGTAGCATTGAAGGCTGTTGAGAGCAGGAGCATCGAGGTTCTGATGTTCAGCGTGAATCCGTGCTACGACCTTCAGCCAGCAAGCGAGGACGTTGAAGACCTCTGGGCTGACGAGAAATACGCAGAGCACCTCACGAACATGAACCCTGAACGCCAGAAGCTCTACGAGACCTGCGCTTCTCTGGGCGTGGGAATAACCGTCATGAAGTGTTTCGGCGGCGGAGACCTCCTCAACGCTGAACTGTCCCCCGCAGGCGCGGCACTCACCGTCAACCAGTGCATAGCTTACGCGCTCTCGCGTCCGGCGGTTGCGTGTGTCTTGGCCGGAGCTCACAGCGTCGAACAGCTCGAGGAGTCTGCGGCCTACGAGGAAGCACCGGCAAGTGAGAGGGATTACGCACTTGCGCTGGCTTCATTCCCGAAAATCAGCTGGGAAGGTCATTGCATGTACTGTTCACACTGCGCACCGTGCCCGAAGAAGATAGACATTGCCGCCGTAACGAAATTCCTGAACCTCGCAGAAGCAGGACAGTCTGTGCCCGAGACAGTCAGGGAACATTACGCAGTCCTTGAGCACCACGCCGGAGAGTGCGTAGGGTGCGGATTGTGCGAGAGGCGATGCCCGTTCAAGGTGAAAGTCCGCGCGAACATGAGCCGGGCACAAAAAGTCTTCGGGCTGTAA
- a CDS encoding TerD family protein has translation MPELRSERVMQAEKGFRTKLSSFLDAGQPVDVKMSVSGSGKYECKCWFISDSGKAEEHGMTFRLTDIPPAVSHVLFTVNVLSSGTMRDVSSLNLSVSNALTLQLTGADFHDERAVVAAELYQKGGEWRFAATASGFNGGMSDLMKEYGVSMPSPASPPPSTKPVELRKGQKVNLEKPSGEIIINLNWHKGTASKGLLSSLFGGGKGGAIDLDLGCLFELKDGTKGAVQALGNSFGSLEYPPFAALDGDDRTGDVAGGENLRVNGRKIRMIRRILVYTFIYEGVANWQEADGVVTVKCPGNRDIIVRMDEYGAKGRMCAIAMLENVNDSAFSVEKLVRFFSGHEQMDEAYSWGLQWVPGKK, from the coding sequence GTGCCTGAACTTCGGAGTGAACGTGTGATGCAGGCGGAGAAGGGATTCCGCACAAAGCTGAGCAGTTTTCTTGATGCCGGGCAGCCAGTGGACGTGAAGATGTCCGTTTCCGGGTCGGGAAAATACGAGTGCAAGTGCTGGTTCATCAGCGATTCCGGGAAGGCTGAAGAACACGGCATGACGTTCAGGCTCACGGATATTCCTCCCGCAGTGTCTCACGTGCTCTTCACCGTGAACGTACTCTCCTCCGGGACAATGCGTGATGTCTCGTCGCTGAACCTCTCGGTGAGCAACGCCCTGACGCTGCAGCTCACGGGGGCGGATTTTCACGATGAACGCGCAGTTGTTGCCGCAGAGCTCTACCAGAAGGGCGGGGAATGGCGTTTTGCCGCGACAGCTTCCGGCTTCAACGGCGGAATGAGCGACCTCATGAAGGAATACGGCGTATCGATGCCTTCTCCTGCTTCCCCTCCTCCGTCAACAAAGCCCGTCGAACTCCGCAAGGGTCAGAAGGTGAACCTCGAGAAGCCCTCCGGCGAAATCATCATCAACCTCAACTGGCACAAAGGCACGGCCAGCAAGGGGCTTTTGTCCTCGCTGTTCGGCGGGGGAAAAGGCGGCGCGATAGACCTCGATCTCGGCTGCCTGTTCGAGCTCAAGGACGGCACTAAAGGAGCAGTTCAGGCACTGGGCAACAGCTTCGGTAGTCTGGAGTACCCTCCTTTTGCGGCACTTGACGGCGACGACAGGACGGGCGATGTTGCGGGCGGAGAGAACTTGCGCGTCAATGGCAGGAAGATTCGCATGATACGCAGGATTCTCGTGTACACGTTCATCTACGAGGGAGTTGCGAACTGGCAGGAAGCTGACGGCGTGGTTACGGTGAAGTGTCCGGGCAACAGGGACATCATCGTGAGGATGGACGAATACGGCGCGAAGGGGAGGATGTGCGCGATCGCGATGCTGGAGAACGTCAACGACTCGGCCTTCAGCGTGGAGAAGCTGGTGCGGTTCTTCAGCGGCCATGAGCAGATGGACGAGGCATACAGCTGGGGCTTGCAGTGGGTTCCCGGCAAGAAGTGA
- a CDS encoding TerD family protein, whose amino-acid sequence MPINLVKGQKTDLTKGNASLAKILVGLGWDVKKYDGGFDFDLDASAFLLGPNGKVSSDADFIFYHNLKHSSGAVEHTGDNLTGAGDGDDEVIRVDLKKLPPSVDKVAFTVTIYDADDRKQNFGQVANAYIRIVDEASGEELIRYDLGEDFSVETAIVVGELYRHAGEWKFNAIGSGFKGGLRALCLNFGVNV is encoded by the coding sequence ATGCCTATCAATCTCGTCAAGGGACAGAAAACCGACCTCACTAAGGGTAATGCCAGTCTCGCGAAGATTCTCGTCGGTCTCGGCTGGGACGTAAAGAAGTACGACGGAGGGTTTGACTTCGACCTCGATGCATCAGCCTTCCTTCTCGGCCCGAACGGCAAAGTCTCCAGTGATGCGGACTTCATCTTCTACCACAACCTCAAGCACTCATCAGGAGCAGTAGAGCACACCGGCGACAACCTCACTGGCGCAGGGGACGGCGACGACGAAGTTATACGCGTTGACCTGAAGAAACTTCCTCCGAGCGTGGACAAGGTAGCGTTCACCGTAACGATCTATGACGCTGACGACCGCAAGCAGAATTTCGGGCAGGTCGCCAACGCCTACATACGCATAGTCGATGAGGCAAGCGGCGAGGAGCTCATACGCTACGACTTGGGAGAAGATTTCTCTGTTGAGACAGCTATAGTTGTCGGAGAACTTTACCGCCACGCAGGCGAGTGGAAGTTCAACGCGATCGGCTCGGGCTTCAAGGGCGGACTTCGCGCGCTGTGCCTGAACTTCGGAGTGAACGTGTGA
- a CDS encoding Bax inhibitor-1/YccA family protein: MAQFENYAPYSAGLDSVDAVNALFRKVYQYMAAGLILTALAAYLTASSQFMIRLLFSSRAPMLILVFVELALVFGISAGINKLSAESARTLFFIYSIINGLMISAVLLVYTQESVAKAFFSAAGMFGAMSIYGIYTKRDLSVFGSFLTMGLFGLITALMINMFFGSSIADMYISVFGIIIFLGLTAYDTSKIKALAASYEGRDEAMSGKIAVLGALNLYLDFINLFLYLVKLFGKHRD, translated from the coding sequence ATGGCACAGTTCGAGAATTATGCTCCGTATTCCGCAGGGCTGGACTCCGTTGATGCAGTCAATGCCCTCTTCAGGAAAGTCTATCAGTACATGGCGGCCGGCCTCATCCTTACTGCTCTTGCCGCCTACCTCACAGCCTCAAGCCAGTTCATGATTCGCCTGCTGTTCTCGTCGAGAGCACCGATGCTGATACTTGTTTTCGTGGAGCTGGCATTGGTTTTCGGTATCAGCGCGGGCATCAACAAACTTTCGGCGGAAAGCGCACGTACCCTCTTCTTCATCTACAGCATCATCAACGGCCTCATGATCTCGGCGGTGCTTCTGGTCTACACTCAGGAGTCAGTCGCCAAAGCCTTCTTCTCCGCCGCCGGAATGTTCGGTGCAATGAGCATCTACGGAATCTACACGAAAAGAGACCTCTCAGTTTTCGGGAGCTTCCTCACAATGGGACTGTTCGGGCTGATTACCGCGCTAATGATTAATATGTTCTTTGGGTCATCAATAGCGGATATGTACATCAGCGTCTTCGGGATAATTATCTTCTTGGGACTGACAGCGTATGACACGTCCAAGATTAAGGCTCTCGCAGCATCATACGAGGGACGGGACGAAGCAATGAGCGGGAAGATTGCTGTTCTCGGTGCGCTGAACCTGTACCTTGACTTCATCAACCTCTTCCTGTACCTGGTGAAACTTTTCGGGAAACACAGAGACTAA
- the gatC gene encoding Asp-tRNA(Asn)/Glu-tRNA(Gln) amidotransferase subunit GatC has translation MILTSEQVNEIALESRLLLTEQELAGATRYINNFLKVLDSFRELDLKDVEPFSFAEAIECPLRDDKVIPFADTEAILHESAHVDGSYFKVPRIMEGE, from the coding sequence GTGATACTTACCAGCGAACAGGTAAACGAGATTGCCCTAGAGTCCCGCCTCCTTCTCACGGAACAGGAACTCGCAGGCGCAACCCGTTACATCAACAACTTCCTTAAGGTGCTGGACAGCTTCAGGGAGCTCGACCTCAAGGACGTAGAGCCTTTCAGTTTTGCCGAAGCCATCGAGTGCCCGTTACGCGACGACAAGGTGATACCGTTTGCGGACACAGAAGCAATCCTCCACGAGAGCGCGCATGTAGACGGCTCATACTTCAAAGTTCCCAGAATAATGGAGGGCGAATAG
- the hemB gene encoding porphobilinogen synthase — protein sequence MIIRPRRLRLTQSIRDMVSETRLAASMFVYPVFVREGHNIIEDIPAMPGQKRYSPDTLPRVLERAASSRIGGVLMFGIPEHKDECGSSAWDENGVIQQAIRTAKREFPELTVIGDVCMCEYTSHGHCGVIRDGYVDNDETLKLLSRVAVSQAAAGADIVAPSDMMDGHTRAIREALDANSLHNTIIFSYAVKYASAFYGPFREAAGSAPAFGDRKTYQMDSRNVREAVKEAQLDVEEGADMVMVKPGLPYLDVLKTVKAAVNVPVGSYCVSGEYSMIKAAAAQGWLDERRAVLEAVTCIARAGADIIITYHAPEIAAWLKDRD from the coding sequence ATGATTATACGGCCTAGAAGGCTGCGCTTAACACAGTCAATCCGCGACATGGTGAGTGAGACACGGTTAGCCGCGTCAATGTTCGTGTACCCTGTCTTTGTGCGCGAGGGACACAACATCATCGAGGACATTCCCGCGATGCCCGGCCAGAAACGTTACAGCCCCGACACCCTGCCGCGAGTGCTCGAACGTGCGGCGAGTTCACGCATCGGCGGCGTTCTGATGTTCGGGATACCCGAGCACAAGGACGAGTGCGGAAGTTCCGCGTGGGACGAGAACGGAGTGATCCAGCAGGCGATACGCACGGCCAAGCGCGAATTTCCTGAGCTTACGGTAATCGGCGATGTCTGCATGTGCGAATACACCTCGCACGGACACTGCGGGGTAATCCGGGACGGTTACGTGGACAACGACGAGACGCTGAAGCTGTTATCGCGCGTCGCAGTCTCGCAGGCGGCGGCAGGTGCGGACATCGTAGCTCCTTCCGACATGATGGACGGACACACCCGCGCAATCCGTGAAGCCCTCGACGCAAACAGTCTCCACAACACAATCATCTTCTCTTACGCGGTGAAGTATGCCTCTGCGTTCTACGGGCCGTTCCGTGAAGCGGCGGGTTCTGCTCCGGCTTTCGGGGACAGAAAGACCTACCAGATGGACTCGCGCAACGTAAGGGAAGCCGTCAAAGAAGCACAGCTTGACGTTGAGGAGGGGGCGGATATGGTCATGGTGAAGCCCGGCCTGCCGTACCTCGACGTTCTCAAGACCGTAAAGGCGGCGGTGAATGTTCCCGTCGGGAGTTACTGCGTGAGCGGGGAATACTCGATGATTAAGGCGGCGGCAGCTCAGGGATGGCTTGACGAGAGAAGGGCCGTGCTTGAAGCCGTAACGTGCATTGCGCGGGCGGGAGCGGACATCATCATCACGTACCATGCGCCCGAAATTGCTGCGTGGCTGAAGGACAGGGATTAG
- a CDS encoding FAD-dependent oxidoreductase, with amino-acid sequence MRRIIAVMLLLAASSAYGGSWDIVIAGGGTGGTAAAIQASRMGARVLVVERTTMLGGQATAAGVSTMDDLSGQMSGLYRELMERAEEYYSARGKSMRTCYWYAENKAFEPHVGRMILAEMAKSADILYRSEVVAVSPDAVTILTPDGTITAGYKVLIDATEYGDVIPLAGAAYRAGNSSTPDINPRAMIQDITWTAIMRKYPDGVPLHLRPSSPLPGWEQARKNYTEYVAESGDTFRGTYPVEQPVDFATHNAYRGLPDSSNDGNFSSETGRWDLCTKTSVNWGNDYPGQYMWGDKYGLPVSYLESRDLRAKVERDALIKTLHFVWYVQNELHESWSVDADEYNELPEAAKNLPPEWQEIARHMPPIPYVRESRRIIGKRTITSAELYRNSLSYQRGNKGNNFSNAIAVGRYTLDLHHSFSDEDMDMGEREEHMISRTPVGNFQVPLDVLIPASVDGFLAAEKNISVSRLAAGALRLQPITMMTGQAAGVLAALSVKEGLQPRDVKALHVQRVLLDAGVPISLARYYDVPRGHRHYGAVQLSDVYGLLEPVSYPNGGRRGVFGVDEVISPEDITRLQAKTSAVLRADMTRGEALEAVIAAMQ; translated from the coding sequence GTGAGAAGGATTATCGCGGTTATGCTGCTGCTGGCTGCTTCGTCTGCGTACGGAGGGAGCTGGGACATCGTCATTGCCGGAGGAGGAACAGGAGGGACTGCCGCCGCGATTCAGGCTTCGCGAATGGGAGCACGGGTGCTCGTCGTCGAGAGAACCACGATGCTCGGAGGACAGGCTACAGCCGCAGGAGTCTCAACGATGGATGACCTAAGCGGGCAGATGAGCGGCCTCTACCGCGAGCTTATGGAGAGAGCAGAAGAATATTATTCAGCGCGCGGAAAGAGTATGCGGACGTGTTACTGGTACGCGGAGAACAAAGCCTTTGAGCCCCACGTCGGACGAATGATTCTCGCGGAGATGGCCAAGAGTGCGGACATCCTCTACCGTTCGGAGGTTGTAGCGGTAAGCCCTGACGCAGTAACCATTCTCACACCAGACGGCACAATCACGGCGGGGTATAAGGTACTCATTGACGCAACGGAGTACGGTGATGTTATCCCTCTGGCGGGAGCAGCGTACCGTGCGGGCAACAGCTCAACGCCGGACATCAACCCCCGCGCAATGATTCAGGACATCACGTGGACGGCGATAATGAGGAAGTACCCCGACGGAGTTCCTTTGCACCTTCGGCCAAGTTCCCCGCTTCCGGGCTGGGAGCAGGCACGCAAGAACTACACCGAGTACGTCGCCGAGAGCGGAGACACCTTCAGGGGCACGTACCCCGTTGAACAGCCCGTAGACTTCGCGACGCACAACGCCTATCGCGGACTGCCGGACTCCTCCAACGACGGAAACTTCTCTTCAGAGACGGGACGCTGGGACTTGTGCACCAAAACCAGCGTGAACTGGGGCAACGATTACCCGGGACAATATATGTGGGGAGACAAGTACGGCCTTCCTGTCAGCTACCTAGAGAGCAGAGACCTCCGCGCAAAAGTCGAACGCGACGCACTCATCAAGACCCTGCACTTCGTCTGGTACGTACAGAATGAGCTTCATGAATCGTGGTCAGTCGACGCGGACGAGTACAACGAGCTTCCCGAAGCCGCGAAGAATCTTCCGCCCGAGTGGCAGGAGATTGCCCGGCACATGCCGCCGATACCTTACGTGAGAGAGAGCCGCCGAATCATCGGCAAGCGCACAATAACTTCCGCTGAACTCTACCGCAACTCCTTGAGCTACCAGCGCGGAAACAAGGGCAACAATTTTTCCAACGCAATAGCCGTCGGAAGGTACACGCTGGATTTGCATCACTCGTTCTCTGATGAAGATATGGACATGGGGGAGCGCGAGGAGCACATGATTTCGCGCACGCCTGTCGGGAATTTTCAGGTGCCGCTGGACGTGCTGATACCCGCTAGCGTTGACGGCTTCTTGGCCGCCGAGAAGAACATCTCCGTCTCACGCCTTGCCGCCGGAGCATTGAGGTTACAGCCCATAACGATGATGACGGGGCAGGCCGCCGGTGTCTTGGCCGCACTCTCGGTGAAGGAAGGGTTACAGCCCCGCGACGTGAAAGCACTTCACGTTCAGAGGGTATTGCTTGATGCTGGGGTACCGATTTCGCTGGCGAGGTACTATGATGTTCCGAGAGGGCACAGGCATTACGGCGCAGTTCAGCTGTCGGACGTGTACGGACTGCTTGAGCCGGTGAGCTACCCGAACGGCGGACGCAGGGGAGTATTCGGCGTTGATGAAGTGATTTCGCCGGAGGACATCACGAGGCTTCAGGCCAAGACCAGCGCGGTTTTGCGGGCGGACATGACCAGAGGCGAAGCACTCGAGGCTGTGATTGCGGCTATGCAGTGA
- the greA gene encoding transcription elongation factor GreA, protein MTRSGYERLSEELTNLRTVKRQEIARQLEEARAFGDLSENAEYAAAKDEQSKLENRIADLEKILGNVTVIDDDKLDTTRAGVGLRITLEDLDAAGKQYTYDLVGSEELSGAAMSSDGIQRISQRSPVGQAISGHSMGDEVLVKTPRGTRKLRILAIKK, encoded by the coding sequence ATGACCCGCAGCGGTTACGAGCGTCTAAGCGAAGAGCTCACTAACCTCCGCACAGTGAAGCGTCAGGAAATTGCGCGCCAGCTTGAAGAGGCACGCGCATTCGGAGACCTCAGCGAGAACGCGGAATACGCCGCCGCCAAAGACGAACAGAGCAAGCTCGAGAACAGGATAGCTGACCTCGAGAAGATTCTGGGGAACGTAACGGTAATAGACGACGACAAGCTCGACACAACCCGCGCAGGCGTGGGGCTGCGAATCACTCTTGAGGATCTCGACGCGGCGGGCAAGCAGTACACGTATGACCTTGTGGGCTCGGAGGAATTGTCGGGAGCAGCAATGTCCTCTGACGGCATTCAGCGAATCTCGCAGAGGAGTCCTGTGGGGCAGGCAATCTCTGGACACTCAATGGGGGATGAAGTTCTGGTGAAGACTCCCAGAGGCACGAGGAAGCTCCGCATACTCGCCATCAAGAAATGA
- a CDS encoding SDR family oxidoreductase yields MTRYPEILSGLIDAPHRWLVTGAAGFIGSHLTEALLSLGQEVAGLDDFSRGNIANINAALKASGGEGTFMFLDGSITDIDTCREAVSGCDYVLHHAALASVPESLAEPLHYHEVNVSGFANILQASREANVKRVVYASSSAVYGDDETMPKVEAVTGKSLSPYAMTKYINEIYAEFFARVYGLECVGLRYFNVFGPRQDPNGAYAAVIPRWIDAVKAGNVPVIYGTGEQTRDFCAVQNVVKANILAALSSGVSGQVFNVGCGVRTSLNELLGKIYAVFAPGTPAKCSHEPARDGDILHSSASIDLAERILKFTPSVYLEEGLRIIHDYTA; encoded by the coding sequence ATGACACGTTACCCGGAAATTCTCTCAGGCCTCATTGATGCTCCTCACCGCTGGCTAGTTACCGGCGCGGCAGGGTTCATCGGCTCGCACCTGACGGAAGCTCTGCTGTCTCTTGGCCAGGAGGTTGCCGGTCTCGATGACTTCAGCAGGGGCAACATCGCCAACATCAACGCCGCCTTGAAGGCTTCGGGCGGGGAAGGTACGTTCATGTTCCTCGACGGGAGCATAACGGACATCGACACGTGCCGTGAAGCTGTGAGCGGGTGTGATTACGTCCTGCATCATGCTGCTCTTGCGTCAGTCCCCGAGTCTCTGGCTGAGCCCCTGCATTACCACGAAGTCAACGTGTCCGGCTTCGCGAACATCCTTCAGGCCTCCCGTGAAGCGAACGTCAAGCGCGTGGTTTATGCATCATCAAGCGCGGTCTACGGTGATGATGAGACCATGCCGAAAGTCGAAGCAGTAACGGGAAAATCACTCTCACCCTACGCGATGACGAAATACATCAACGAGATTTACGCGGAGTTCTTCGCGCGGGTGTACGGCCTTGAGTGCGTTGGCTTGCGGTACTTCAACGTTTTCGGCCCGAGACAAGACCCTAACGGTGCATACGCGGCGGTTATCCCGAGATGGATTGACGCTGTGAAGGCGGGCAATGTCCCGGTGATCTACGGCACTGGCGAACAGACACGGGACTTCTGCGCGGTTCAGAACGTCGTGAAAGCGAACATCCTTGCGGCACTGAGTTCTGGTGTGTCGGGACAAGTCTTCAACGTGGGCTGCGGAGTACGTACGAGCCTCAACGAGCTGTTAGGGAAAATCTACGCTGTATTTGCGCCCGGAACACCGGCCAAGTGCTCGCATGAACCGGCAAGGGACGGAGACATACTTCATTCTTCCGCGTCAATAGACCTCGCTGAAAGAATCCTGAAGTTCACGCCGTCAGTATATCTTGAGGAAGGACTGAGGATTATTCATGATTATACGGCCTAG